The Candidatus Zixiibacteriota bacterium genome includes the window AACAATCCGCGCGCGCTGGTCGTGTTCAACCGGCCGTCGATGGAGAAATTTGCCTCCAAGGTCAAGCCGGGCGGGTTGATCGTTGTCAATTCATCGCTGATCGACTTGGTTTCGAACCGCAGCGACGTGACCGAGATTTTGATCCCGGCCAATGACATCGCGATCAAAGCGGGCAGCGTCAAGACGGTGAATATGATCATGCTGGGGGCCTTTGTCGGCGCGTCACAAGTCGTCAAGTACGACAGCCTGCTGGAGATCGTGCATGAGAAAATGGGAAAGAAGAAGGAGTTGCTGGAGATCAACCTCGCGGTCATCGAGGAAGGCTTCAAGCTGGCGCAGTCGACGCTGAAAGCGCAGGTGAAGGCATGACGCATGACTTCAGCAGATTGCCGGAGATTATGGGCAAGCATCAGCCGGACGGCTCATCGCTGATCATGCTGTTGCAGGACATCCAGCGCGAGTACCGGTATTTGCCGTGCGAGGCGCTCAAGCAAACGGCGGACTATTTGCACGTGCCGTTGAGCAAGGTGTTCTCGGTGGCAACGTTCTAC containing:
- a CDS encoding 2-oxoacid:acceptor oxidoreductase family protein gives rise to the protein MAQYDVTFAGFGGQGILTAGQLLSYTGIHEGKQVAWIPSYGPEMRGGTAYCTVVISDSRIGSPIINNPRALVVFNRPSMEKFASKVKPGGLIVVNSSLIDLVSNRSDVTEILIPANDIAIKAGSVKTVNMIMLGAFVGASQVVKYDSLLEIVHEKMGKKKELLEINLAVIEEGFKLAQSTLKAQVKA